A window of the Vibrio pomeroyi genome harbors these coding sequences:
- the zntR gene encoding Zn(2+)-responsive transcriptional regulator translates to MFQIGELAKRCGVTADTLRFYEKNNLIAPASRSESGYRLYDENNQKQVTFILKSKELGLSLDEIKELLEIRLEATQHSCAEVKSITTAKLEMIDEKITELTKIRTALKKINDACCGHIDDDASHCSILAALDSANLDKGRCCS, encoded by the coding sequence ATGTTCCAGATCGGTGAATTAGCGAAACGATGCGGTGTGACGGCCGATACCTTGCGATTTTATGAGAAGAATAACCTGATTGCGCCAGCCAGTCGCAGTGAGTCGGGTTATCGTCTCTATGATGAAAATAACCAGAAACAGGTGACCTTTATTCTCAAATCCAAAGAGTTGGGGCTGAGTTTGGATGAGATTAAAGAATTGCTTGAGATTCGCTTGGAAGCGACACAGCACAGTTGTGCCGAAGTGAAGTCGATTACCACAGCCAAGCTGGAGATGATTGATGAGAAGATTACCGAGCTCACCAAGATTCGTACTGCACTCAAGAAAATTAATGATGCGTGTTGTGGTCACATAGACGACGATGCGAGCCATTGTTCTATTCTGGCAGCTTTGGACTCAGCAAACCTTGATAAGGGGCGTTGCTGTAGCTAA